A region of Solanum dulcamara chromosome 7, daSolDulc1.2, whole genome shotgun sequence DNA encodes the following proteins:
- the LOC129894739 gene encoding uncharacterized protein LOC129894739 produces MEYRNKVQKLNFHALPISFVGIFRRKDAQPSMEESNPVLNNNNSSNNRTSNNSITKYNSSTNNSSNNKSNSNNSNNNNNSNSNNNNTNTTNNNNNTTSSNSNNSSSSNSNSNNNNNNNSNNNNNNNSNNNSNYNNNNNNCNNNNNNNNNNNNNNNNNNSSNNNNNSNNNNSSSNKNTSSNNININNNSCNNNNNSNNNSIDNNNNNNNNNNNNNKNNNNNSNNNSNNNNINNNSNTNNNSNNNNNNNNNNGHNSNNNNSSNNNNNNNNNNNNNNNNNNNNNNNNTNNKSSSSNNNNNNSNNNNNNNNSNSNNNNNNNNNNNNNNNNNNNNNNNNNNNSNNSSGNNNNNSNNNNNNNKNNNNNNNNNKNNNNSNNNSNNNNTNNNSNTNNNSNNNNNNNNNGNNGNNNNSNNNNNNNSNNNNNNNNNNNNNNNNNNNTNNNSSSNNNNNNKSNNNNNNNNSNNNNNNNNNRNNNNNNNNNNNNNNNNNDNSNNNNNNNNNNNSNNNNSSNNNNSNNSSNNNNSSNNNSRNNNNSSNNNSSSNKNNNNNNKNNNNNNKNNNNKNNNNNINNNNNNNNSTNNNNNNNNNNNNNNNNNNSSSSTNNSNNKNNN; encoded by the exons ATGGAGTACAGAAATAAAGTTCAGAAACTGAATTTTCATGCCCTTCCTATTTCATTTGTTGGAATATTTAGAAGAAAAGATGCTCAGCCAAGTATGGAGGAAAGCAATCCAGTGCT taacaacaacaacagcagcaacaacagaACCAGCAACAACAGCATCACCAAATACAACAGCAGCAccaacaacagcagcaacaacaaaagcaacagcaacaacagcaacaacaacaacaacagcaatagtaacaacaacaacaccaacaccaccaacaacaacaac AACACCACcagcagcaacagcaacaacagcagcagcagcaacagcaacagcaacaacaataacaataacaacagcaacaataacaacaacaacaacagcaacaataatagcaactacaacaataacaataacaactgcaacaacaacaacaataacaacaacaacaataacaacaacaacaacaataacaacagtagcaacaacaacaacaacagcaacaacaataacagcagcagcaacaaaaACACTAGCAgcaacaacatcaacatcaacaacaacagctgcaacaataacaacaacagcaacaacaacagcatcgacaataacaataacaacaacaaca ataacaacaataacaacaaaaataataataataatagcaacaacaacagcaacaacaacaacatcaacaacaacagcaacactaacaacaacagcaacaacaataataataataacaacaacaacggCCACAatagcaacaataacaacagtagcaacaacaacaacaacaacaacaacaacaacaataataacaacaacaacaacaacaacaataacaacaacaacaccaataacAAAAgtagcagcagcaacaacaacaacaacaacagcaacaacaacaacaacaataacaatagcaacagcaacaataataacaacaataataataataataataataacaataacaataataacaataacaacaataataataataataacagcaaTAATAGCAgcggcaacaacaacaacaacagcaataacaacaataataa caacaagaacaacaacaacaacaacaacaataacaaaaataataataatagcaataacaatagcaacaacaacaacaccaacaacaacagcaacactaacaacaatagcaacaacaataataacaacaacaataatggcAACAACGGCAAtaataacaacagcaacaacaacaacaacaacaatagcaataacaataacaacaataacaacaacaacaataataacaacaataacaacaacaacactaataacaacagcagcagcaacaacaataacaacaacaaaagcaataacaataataacaacaacaacagcaacaacaataacaataataataataacaggaacaataataataataacaacaacaacaataataacaacaacaataataatgataacagcaacaacaacaacaacaacaacaataataacaacagcaataacaacaatagcagcaataacaacaacagcaacaacagcagcaacaacaacaatagcagcaacaacaacagcagaaacaacaacaacagcagcaacaacaatagcagcagcaataaaaacaataataataacaacaagaacaacaacaacaacaacaagaacaacaacaacaagaacaacaac aacaacatcaacaacaacaacaacaacaacaacagcaccaacaacaacaacaataacaacaataacaacaataacaacaataataataataatagcagcAGCAGCACCAATAACAGcaacaataagaacaacaac